One Marasmius oreades isolate 03SP1 chromosome 2, whole genome shotgun sequence DNA segment encodes these proteins:
- a CDS encoding uncharacterized protein (BUSCO:EOG09262KN8), which translates to MSRVVASLALCSLAGILFCLLASLRVVEDLSPQGCRMSWMSPSYILQSNFNSSWTPLARRYSLYLYREVGWESNEIHKGIPVLFIPGNAGSSRQVRSIASSAARQYFYQPYTPSSELVSRGIEPLDVFAVEFNEDLSAFHGPTLEAQTQYTSDAIRYILSLYPKNTQIIIMGHSMGGIVATSLLPSEDISAIITMSTPHTLPPARFDQRIDAIYKRNQHILASDQTPILSLCGGATDMMVPSESCILPLPNTDTANPFRRTIFSSALEGAWTGVGHREMVWCHQVRWRIARAALELSSATSLAEKASMLDVWLRDGHILPQPASTISQVIEGIEESLSPRQLLTLKVPRGPRRYLLPVTASHPRFVLFVSQGSIPPVSPQNPNSLEVSVRLCSKVQGIPDCHSLIPITHKLIPNPVPGHSFPVPDEGTDESEGVVLFEAEISPSSEGLWVAVDINKADGDGWVVGGFISNESVVNTISIFGLILGKVAVKLSEFQTLRTTVKFPNLIENALIVYRVTPVQGSSSSDTLLHPLLAHTSHPSETHYFPLAPLPPRRILLHTHSAAPYIHTHTISGLEIVIYSSDVSGSLRGFELGIDWMGTFGRWSSRYLTTLPCWVIGVVSLIVFEAWSVGDHGAAIPTVYQSLRGFGRRTYPKLLIASFLASILPLPADYYLGNSGVLVLAPIAPVLLTIATGLVSISWVLLNVIMWPVGKVGRLFSRGQRQEVTSARRSALISMCILSVLIFLFIPWQVAYLSCWMIHLYTCASVSPMDDIDEPIPLLTQNEDEDENDNESEDEGDAVQQRRSRLGQLRVTRDNNNYNSHTLLFMTWLLPLAAPVLVVWVRTLVTAGLTTPFDGDHFFVNVVPFLVMVDFASWNSSSPMYQKSSLEKYLSIGWAFLLVAGVAFFIGPRWAYHVFDVARIVVGVLVVIRIGPRYWGR; encoded by the exons ATGTCTCGCGTTGTTGCCTCCCTTGCACTATGCTCATTAGCAGGAATCTTGTTCTGTTTACTTGCCAGTTTAAGGGTCGTAGAGGATCTTTCACCCCAAGGATGTCGCATGTCATGGATGTCCCCTTCATACATTCTACAATCCAACTTTAACTCGAGCTGGACACCTTTGGCACGACGTTATTCGCTGTATCTCTACCGTGAGGTGGGATGGGAATCGAATGAG ATCCATAAGGGCATTCCAGTTCTTTTCATTCCGGGCAACGCTGGATCGTCTAGACAAGTTCGGTCAATAGCCTCTTCGGCGGCAAGACAATATTTTTATCAACCATACACGCCGTCGAGCGAGCTTGTTTCTCGTGGGATAGAGCCATTAGATGTGTTTGCTG TGGAGTTCAACGAAGACCTCTCCGCCTTCCATGGCCCTACACTTGAAGCTCAGACCCAATACACCTCTGATGCCATACGATATATCCTTTCTCTATACCCGAAAAATACTCAAATCATCATAATGGGCCATTCAATGGGCGGAATCGTCGCTACATCATTACTTCCATCCGAAGATATTTCCGCAATCATAACGATGTCAACACCACATACACTTCCCCCAGCACGCTTTGACCAACGTATTGATGCGATTTATAAACGCAACCAACATATTCTGGCTTCGGACCAGACGCCAATATTATCTTTGTGTGGAGGGGCGACGGATATGATGGTCCCTTCGGAATCCTGCATCCTACCCCTTCCTAATACCGATACCGCGAATCCTTTTAGAAGAACAATATTCTCCTCCGCTTTAGAAGGTGCTTGGACTGGTGTCGGCCATAGAGAGATGGTTTGGTGTCATCAAGTGCGATGGAGGATTGCAAGAGCGGCTCTCGAGCTTTCGAGTGCAACTTCTCTTGCCGAAAAAGCAAGTATGTTGGATGTTTGGTTGAGGGATGGACATATCCTCCCGCAACCTGCATCCACCATATCGCAAGTTATCGAAGGAATCGAAGAGTCCCTATCCCCTCGGCAATTGCTCACTCTCAAGGTTCCTCGAGGACCGCGAAGATACCTTCTCCCTGTGACAGCTTCTCATCCTCGATTTGTTCTGTTTGTTTCGCAAGGGTCCATTCCCCCGGTTTCACCGCAGAATCCGAACTCACTTGAGGTTTCTGTCCGATTGTGCTCCAAAGTACAAGGAATACCTGACTGTCATTCACTGATTCCTATCACGCACAAGCTCATCCCAAACCCAGTACCAGGACACAGTTTTCCGGTTCCTGATGAGGGCACGGACGAATCCGAGGGAGTCGTCCTGTTTGAGGCGGAAATTTCACCGTCGTCGGAGGGATTGTGGGTAGCAGTTGATATAAATAAAGCTGATGGTGATGGATGGGTCGTGGGGGGATTCATTTCGAACGAGAGTGTTGTTAACACTATTTCGATCTTTG GATTAATCCTCGGCAAAGTTGCTGTGAAACTATCCGAGTTTCAAACCCTACGAACGACTGTCAAATTTCCGAATCTAATAGAGAATGCTCTTATCGTGTATCGGGTCACACCTGTGCAAGGGTCATCTTCATCAG ATACGCTATTACACCCACTTCTAGCACATACTTCCCATCCCTCAGAGACCCATTATTTTCCATTGGCCCCTCTTCCACCTCGGAGGATACTCCTTCATACCCATTCCGcggctccttatatacacacCCACACTATCAGCGGTTTAGAAATCGTCATTTATTCCTCTGATGTTTCAGGTTCGTTACGAGGTTTCGAACTGGGTATCGACTGGATGGGAACGTTCGGCAGATGGTCCTCCAGATATCTCACAACATTACCGTGTTGGGTTATCGGTGTAGTTTCTTTGATCGTTTTCGAAGCTTGGAGTGTTGGAGATCATGGTG CTGCCATACCGACCGTGTACCAGTCCTTACGAGGTTTCGGAAGGAGGACGTACCCTAAGCTACTGATCGCTTCTTTCTTGGCTTCTATACTTCCTCTTCCCGCCGACTATTATTTGGGCAATTCTGGAGTCCTAGTGTTAGCACCGATAGCACCGGTACTTCTCACAATTGCTACCGGGCTGGTCTCCATCAGCTGGGTCCTCCTGAATGTCATTATGTGGCCAGTCGGAAAGGTTGGAAGATTATTCTCTCGAGG ACAACGACAGGAAGTGACGAGCGCTCGCAGAAGCGCGCTCATCTCAATGTGCATACTTTCCGTGTTGATATTCTTGTTCATCCCGTGGCAGGTGGCTTATCTCAGCTGTTGGATGATCCATCTCTACACCTGTGCCTCCGTATCGCCGATGGACGATATCGATGAACCGATCCCGCTTCTCACTCAGaacgaggatgaggacgagaACGATAATGAaagtgaagatgaaggtgacGCCGTTCAGCAGCGCCGTTCTAGACTTGGTCAACTCCGAGTCACACGAGATAACAACAATTACAACTCACACACATTGTTATTCATGACCTGGTTGCTTCCCCTAGCTGCCCCAGTGCTTGTCGTCTGGGTGAGAACCCTGGTAACTGCAGGTCTCACGACACCCTTCGATGGAGATCACTTTTTCGTGAACGTCGTGCCGTTTTTAGTCATGGTGGACTTTGCTTCTTGGAATTCGAGTAGTCCGATGTATCAGAAATCAAG TTTAGAGAAGTATCTCAGTATCGGGTGGGCGTTCCTGCTGGTGGCAGGCGTTGCGTTCTTTATAGGGCCACGATGGGCGTACCATGTTTTTGATGTTGCCAGAATCGTAGTAGGAGTTTTAGTCGTGATACGGATAGGGCCAAGGTATTGGGGTCGCTGA
- a CDS encoding uncharacterized protein (CAZy:GT39) yields the protein MSGHVRVRRPASPPGGHTMTSQRFPHPRQDHLDADARRAAATTKGYVPGRTKTYPSGGINITSGEIKLLLVIVLIACAVRFFRLSRPNSVVFDEVHFGKFASKYIKTQYFVDVHPPLAKLLITLAGFVFGYDGVFDFKDIGKVYENVPYVAMRMVPATLGVATVPLAYLTLRGLDCRATTALLASLFITFENGLVTQSRHILLDSPLIFFTSLSVFTWVGFCNEDKHRPFTESWWIWLILSGLSLGAVLSCKWVGLFTVATVGLNTIYQLWQLLGDIRIPPRLFVKHFAARALCLIVIPILFYMSMFQIHFLLLQSSGDGDGFMSSEFQHTLSGRGMKDTFADIAVGSEVTIRHVNTQGGYLHSHPSAYPGGSKQQQITLYPHRDHNNDWKIINATQSDGSDIDWTNTPLQWITPGMRIRLRHLTTDKNLHSHDVRPPVSDVDFQNEVSGYGYAGFEGDGNDDWFVEIDHGDKRDKESSKRLRTLRTTFRLRHALTGCYLFSHKVKLPEWGFEQQEVTCNKNAVKDNSLWMIETAMHPALPENAPKVNYKLPGFLAKFLELQQVMWTTNAGLTDRHVFDSRPDAWPRLRRGINFWVKDHRQIYLIGNLWVWWLSTAAVVAYVAVRGILILRTKRGYKDFNNTTVVKYDNLCGFLFSGWVLHYLPFYLMARQLFLHHYFPALYFAILLSCAVFDFLTSSLRPKIRLQIAAVMIIIAIWNFQHFSPLAYGTPWTKSKCNSAKWLKNWDFSCHDFLDDYSQYRGIAVATPQKSGNPVAPVEGNGRAEVIVEDMVQKIEDNKDDAQTSAFVNKPEPGRDVFAAVPVKDIKSNIAAQEPPNKEPEEKLISTVVPQEQTVEKEGKEEEGTKGEGKAVPGEEGKTTAGMKDKAQEENKENTEDQDISTSTADLAGVDPVHQPLKKVEGPLEEADVVLDRVAQELYPDANKD from the exons ATGTCTGGCCATGTCAGAGTCCGACGGCCAGCTTCACCCCCTGGAGGACACACGATGACATCTCAGCGATTCCCTCATCCACGGCAGGACCATTTGGATGCGGACGCGAGGAGAGCGGCCGCTACTACAAAAGGATACGTGCCAGGCCGAACGAAGACATATCCATCTGGAGGAATTAACATTACATCTGGGGAAATCAAGTTACTTCTGGTTATTGTGCTAATAGCATGCGCTGTACGTTTTTTCCGTCTCTCGAGGCCAAATAGTGTTGT CTTTGACGAGGTCCATTTTGGCAAATTCGCTAGCAAGTACATCAAGACACAGTATTTCGTTGATGTTCATCCACCGCTTGCCAAACTGTTGATAACGCTCGCTGGATTCGTATTCGGCTACGATGgtgtcttcgacttcaaagacATCGGGAAAGTTTACGAGAATGTCCCATATGTAGCGATGCGTATGGTTCCAGCAACTCTTGGTGTTGCCACTGTGCCCCTCGCCTATCTCACCCTTCGTGGTCTCGATTGTAGAGCAACAACTGCACTCCTTGCCTCACTTTTCATCACATTCGAAAACGGACTGGTCACCCAATCTCGTCATATTCTCCTCGACTCGCCTCTCATTTTCTTTACATCACTCTCTGTTTTTACATGGGTCGGTTTCTGCAACGAAGATAAACATAGACCTTTCACGGAGTCATGGTGGATATGGCTTATTTTATCAGGCCTCTCCCTTGGAGCTGTCCTGAGTTGCAAATGGGTCGGCTTGTTCACTGTTGCAACCGTCGGTCTCAACACCATCTATCAATTATGGCAACTTCTCGGTGATATCCGCATTCCACCACGATTGTTCGTCAAACATTTTGCAGCCCGAGCGCTGTGTTTGATCGTGATCCCAATCTTGTTCTACATGTCAATGTTCCAAATACATTTCCTGCTACTCCAAAGCTccggtgatggtgatggtttCATGAGCTCTGAATTTCAACACACGTTGAGTGGAAGAGGGATGAAGGATACTTTTGCAG ATATTGCGGTAGGTTCTGAAGTTACCATTCGTCACGTCAATACCCAGGGTGGCTATCTTCACTCTCATCCGAGTGCTTATCCTGGCGGAAGCAAGCAGCAACAAATCACTCTCTACCCTCATCGGGACCATAATAATGACTGGAAAATTATCAATGCTACGCAAAGTGACGGATCCGACATCGACTGGACCAACACTCCCCTTCAGTGGATCACACCTGGTATGCGTATCCGACTTCGCCACCTTACAACGGACAAAAATCTGCATTCGCATGATGTTCGACCCCCCGTTTCTGATGTCGACTTCCAGAATGAAGTGTCAGGATACGGCTACGCTGGATTTGAGGGCGACGGGAATGACGACTGGTTTGTTGAAATCGACCATGGTGACAAACGGGATAAAGAGTCTTCCAAACGATTGAGGACCCTGAGAACTACATTCCGGCTCAGACACGCTTTGACTGGATGTTATCTATTTTCGCACAAGGTCAAGTTGCCAGAATGGGGCTTCGAGCAGCAGGAGGTGACTTGTAACAAGAACGCAGTCAAAGACAACTCGCTATGGATGATTGAGACTGCGATGCATCCTGCGC TGCCTGAAAATGCACCGAAGGTCAATTATAAACTCCCTGGTTTCCTCGCCAAGTTCCTCGAACTGCAGCAAGTTATGTGGACGACCAATGCCGGACTAACAGATCGGCACGTCTTTGACTCTCGACCTGATGCTTGGCCACGTCTCCGTCGTGGTATC AATTTCTGGGTCAAAGATCATAGGCAAATATACCTCATTGGAAATCTTTGGGTATGGTGGTTAAGCACTGCCGCGGTAGTCGCCTACGTCGCTGTACGAGGAATCCTCATTCTCAGGACGAAGCGTGGATACAAAGATTTTAACAACA CTACCGTCGTCAAATATGACAATCTCTGCGGTTTCCTCTTCTCCGGCTGGGTATTACATTACCTCCCTTTTTATCTTATGGCGCGACAGCTCTTCTTACACCATTACTTCCCCGCCCTGTACTTCGCCATCCTACTCTCCTGCGCAGTGTTCGATTTCCTCACCTCATCCCTTCGTCCCAAAATCCGCTTGCAAATTGCTGCCGTCATGATCATTATCGCTATCTGGAACTTCCAGCATTTCAGTCCCTTAGCTTACGGTACACCATGGACAAAATCCAAATGTAATAGCGCAAAATGGTTGAAGAACTGGGACTTTAGCTG TCACGATTTCCTCGATGAT TACTCACAATACAGAGGAATCGCCGTTGCAACGCCTCAAAAGTCTGGGAACCCGGTGGCACCTGTTGAAGGCAACGGGCGCGCCGAGGTCATAGTCGAAGACATGGTGCAGAAGATTGAAGACAACAAAGATGATGCCCAAACTTCAGCGTTTGTCAACAAGCCTGAGCCTGGTCGGGATGTCTTTGCTGCAGTGCCTGTGAAGGACATCAAGAGCAATATAGCGGCCCAAGAACCCCCGAATAAGGAACCGGAGGAGAAGTTGATTAGCACTGTCGTGCCACAGGAACAAACGGTAGAGAAGGAGGGTAAAGAGGAGGAGGGAACGAAAGGTGAGGGCAAAGCTGTACCTGGGGAGGAGGGAAAAACTACTGCCGGGATGAAGGACAAAGCCCAGGAGGAAAACAAGGAGAACACTGAAGACCAGGATATATCTACATCGACGGCCGATCTCGCTGGCGTTGATCCTGTTCATCAGCCCCTCAAGAAGGTTGAAGGCCCACTTGAAGAGGCCGATGTTGTGCTGGATAGGGTCGCTCAGGAGTTGTATCCAGATGCAAACAAGGACTGA